Below is a genomic region from Leishmania mexicana MHOM/GT/2001/U1103 complete genome, chromosome 20.
TCGAAAGCAAGTCTTTCTCTTCATCACCAACAGCGTTGCCCCAGGACGAGAGCCCACCACCGATCCCCTGCTAGACcaggagacacacacgagtACCAATGACACGCCAAACCGCTTTGGGgaaacgaaaaggaaaaaaaggtcGACGAGGGGTGAAACACACCTGTGACGAGAGGTAAAGGTGTGCTGGGATATAGAGGAGAACGAAGAAGACGGGTGGTGCCCACGGGTGTGTGAGTGATGGCTAGTGGAAAGATCGTGACCACCAGCACACCGAGCAACCTTTGACGAAGCGAAGACTAAGAGAGGCAggcgaaaaaagaaaaacgtcTGAAGTCAGTGTGCACTGCGCAGGAGTCCCTTCCTAGCTGGACATTCCCTGGGAACGACCGAGAGGCATCTGAGCGCGGATCTGTGAGCTCGACCTGAAGCGAAAAAGGAAGGTGTAGGTGGGATCGAGCACGTGatgggagagaggcgaggagcGAAGCCCTTTCTGCGGCAGTGcagagcaaaaaaaaacacgcgAGAGAGCGGTGAAAGCTAGAACCGTAAAAAGCTACGAgtaaacgaaaaaaaaaacagagaacGCTGTTACACTGCGAATTGGGCAGGGCAGAGAACAGACGAGCACAAGCacgagagaaagggaaggggtggaAGGAAAGAGAAATGCAGCACAAAACACGCTGATGGATTAAAAAAAAATTGAAGCTGAGGTAGAAGGGGAGCGGTCAAAAAGAGGGACTTTACCGGATACAAGCAGCCAGAACTCTTCACGTGCGTTTTTCCCTCCAAAATGACGTATTACGTGCTGCGCTCCCGGCTTAAGCTCTGTTTCCGCGTTGAAATCTTATACGTCTACTGATCGCCGTTGTCGTCACcggccccaccccacccccacagACGGTACACACAGCCatgagagaggaagggtgGAGAATAATGGCATCGGCatcgcaccaccaccacttctcCAAAGAAGTTATTCCTCGCACACATCTCTACGCACGGCTGCACTGATTCCAGCCCTCTCACACCACCACTCTCCGGATCTCGTCAAGGGCTACATGCACGCATGAAGGCACACAGAGAATGAGCAGAGGAAGAACACCCACATGTCTGCACCCTGTGCTAGTGCACACGCGTCCCCGCACAGACAAGCTCACACCTAcggctgcacacacacacacgagagcaGTGCAAGcaaagaggaaaaaaaaacgaaagaaggGCAATGGGATCACATAACAACATCAgaaggaggaagaagagcagtCGTGCACTGAAGGTTCGAGCTGGTTGGCGGCGCGTACTCCGTCACCTTCACATGCAACTTACAAAAAATGAAAggcgaaaaacaaaagaaggaCAAGCACGTAAGTCGGGAAGTAAAACAGTGAAAACTAAGGTGAAAAATGCCCATATTTtcgattttttttcttttgtggcAGCGTAGTCTCTCGTCTTTACATGCAGCGGCAATGCAAGGAGAGGTAGGTAGAGCGAGAGAGTGAGTGAGAAAGCTGTGGTGACCGTGAAACACGCTTGACCATTTTCAGAGTCGACACGCGACGCGAGTTCAAAAtgaaagcagagagagagaaagagagcacAAGTCGAGCAAGGCGAGAGGACAGGAAGTTAAGCGCGCGCGGATAAGTCAACTTAGCGCCACTAACGAGCACCACACGCAAACAGCGTCTGCTCAAGGAAGAGGGAGTTACACGCCTACATGCTCACAGAGGAAGGCATAAGTTACAGGGTTAAACGGCAGTCGTCACAAACACTCTCCGGCTGCTACCGTGAATCCTGTGCTTCACAGTCGCGGGTAGCTGGGTTGAGGCAGGGtgagagaaaaggggagaAAACGGCATAGCTGGGGTGCAACGGAGAAGACACTGTGCCATGACGCTGGCAGGCAAAGGCGGTACAGGCCACCAGTGCATAGCCACGAGGAAGACAGCTACGCGTGAGGAAGAGATTAAGCGTggtcttttccttttcgtgGCACCTCTCCTCTCACGCTGTCCCTTGTGCAACCATGCACATTCACATTTCTCTCGCACATCTCCCTCTTCtatttttcttttccggATCGATTTCGGCAACTGCAGCCACGCCGTTGCCCTGTGTTCTCCCCGGTGGCACATGTCGAAACATGTAAAGCTTGGCCAAAGAAGAAGCACACGAAAaggcaaaacaaaaaagatACTGTAATGGGATAATACACGTAAGAGCAAGAAAAAGAGGGGAGGCTGGAGGTCTACTACGAAAATGCACAACGATGGCCTAGATCGTGCAATGGTGAATGTGAAGGCACACTCACGCAGCAAACAGGGAAAAGTAAAGGGCGCACACCCTTAGAGAGAATAGAAAGATGTTGTTTTCAGTTTGGGTACCTTCATCATCCTTTCGTGCGCACATCTCCGGGAGTTGCGCGGCGGAGACGAGATTGACGGGTTCAGcgacgcaaaaaaaaaaaccaTTCGATCAGCGAAACCTGTGACTTCGACTCACTGTGCCATCTGCCCACCTGTGTAAAAGCCAACGGGCGTACACAGTgagccttctcctccttaCCTCAGCAACGTTCAGACTAACATTCAAGCGAAAGTGAGagcgaaagagagagacagcaaCAAACCAAGtcggaaaaaaaacgtacACAAAGACacgaagacacacacgagaagTAAGTCCGACACTATCAAGCACAAgcacgcagacagagagagaagacaaCGTGTAGTAAACTCGGAATGGCACATTCGACAACTAAGGATCAGaaaacaaacacacacacgggaaagaaagggagatGAAAccgaaacaacaacaaagaagaagagaTCACTGCGCGACACAcatatagagagagggggagacgaaaagacagcgagaggagaggagggggaggtgcacAAGCAAATAATGTCAGTAAAGAGAACGAaacaaaaataaaaaaacTTCACAGaccgtaaaaaaaaagacaaagAAGAGGACTAAGAGTTCTCGCATCATGGGGGAAAGATATACGAAACAAAACGACGAAAAGTACATAAAAAGAATCATGCAGAGATGGGTAAAcaataaaaataaaaaaagggggaaTGGAAAAGACGGTGGTGTAGTGAtttttgttgtgtgtgtgtgtgtgagtgcaTGCTTCGCTTGGCAGGTGAGTGTGGGTCTTCtgtttttcgttgttttATTAATACATCTCTGAGTTGACGTCAAGTTTCCTCTTCCGATAAGCTGAAGGAAACACcacacaacacacgcgcatataTACAGAACACGCCCGCAGCCGGCACAAAGTACGAAAGTGGCAAACAAAGAAACAAGAAAacagagaagggaagagagagaggcacacacgacTGTCGGAAGGGAGAATGGAAGACGGAGACAAGCATTGAATAAACGCACACAAAGACGCAGAAGAccgacagaaaaaaaaaacgaaaaaaagagacaCGTCCTAATCCCACACATGACGAacaaaccaaaaaaaaacggcacTTGATTGAAAGCGGTGCGCTGTACGATGGTTAGGTCGTcacctccgcagcagcagtaagCACCACACGGAGCCTTTCCGAACCCTGTTCtgtcttttctctctccatACGTATTGATTTCCTGCTCTTTTCTGTAATGTTCCTatcactgtgtgtgtgtgtgtgtgtgtgtgtgcgacgtTTTTGCTTCGTTTCCGCTGTAGAGAGAACGAGCACAGGTGAGTgggctgttgctgttgcttgGATGTGTGTTCCCTtgtggcgtgcgcgccggtgAGGCAAGAAACGAAATGCATCGCACATTGAAgagcaaaaggaaaaggcgaCGAGAGACATGGAAGAAGCACATGACATAAAACCCACGCAAACGCATGCAGGCAATCAGAAAGggacaaaaaaaacgaagagagaaaTCATGAACAGAACAGAAAAAGTACGCGCGTGCGTTGGCCAGTGGTggggtgtggaggaggagtaggaggaggagagaggccCACACGTGTCACACGGCACATCTCGCACCCGAGCCAATGCATGACCAAACATGCACGCAAACgaagagggaaaagagaaaaaaacaaagaacaCACATAAAAAAAATTGTCACAAGATAAAACCAAGAAGCACACCTTGTTTTTGTATTTTTGTGATTTTTCCTTgacgcccccccccggcGGAAGAAACATGAAACTAGGTGGCACTAAGATGTTTgtggagaagggaggaagagggaagagggtTTGTGCTCTCGTGTGTGACCTGGTGAGCACTGAAACGAGAGGGCAGTGCACTCGCTGGGTCGCTTGTTTCTTCACCGCGGACGCACCTTCTCCATCCAGACGCTCCTGAGTACACATGCGCACTCTAGCCGAGCCTTCTCTGTGGAAAGCAAAGACatcgaaaaaagaaaagaaaacagtAAACAAACCTTGCTAAATCTAAGAATAGGTGTGGAAGCGACCGTCAGCTCTCTGCGGCAACCTCGCGCACGTCGGACAAGCCGACTCATCCCATCTCTGCTCTTGTTACACACAGAcatgaaaagaaaaagaaagagccTCGAGCTGTTTAGCGCCAGAGCTCCATTTCTCGTTTTTTGATAATTGCCTTTGTTGGTTAACTACAGTCCActctgcgtcgccgccgcttcctgtTACTCTCCAAAAGCCACGCGGTGTCGCACTGGACTCGCGAGAGCCGCCCGCATGCCCCGCCTattgcacacgcacacccacgaTCGACAGAGCATTCAGAAAGTGGAGTCTCACATAGAACGAAGaagaaataaaaaaaaaacagaagaaaagTGAAAGGAGGGCGTGTGTAGATCGTCGACGTTTGTCTATTTTTTCTTGCGGTGCCACTCTTCCCTCCACATGCAGAGGTCAGAGCAGCAAAACACGAAACCGCATGACGTCAAATCTagaacaaaagaaaaagtgaACGAAAAATGGGTCAGTGCGCTCGCCGCTCTGGTGAAGCCGCCCACTCCGTCTGCGTGGCTAAGAGTGTGTGCCGGACAACAGACCAACCGCAGGGAGTCGTTGCAACGGCGCCATTGTGGGGAGATAGGGGACATGCACCCCgcggaaagaaaaacaaagccAAAGCTGAtacttccccctccctctggTGTTTCTTGCTGAAGCGAGCCAAAAGGGAAAAGGCAATACCGGAGACACTGATCTCCCATCATCTcggaaggcggaggcgaggagaTGAGCAAGGCGGAAGTGGGGCGACGCAAGCAccacacatatatacacacacacaaaaaaaggaaagaacAATAAAAAAGAACAGAAGACAGTCCAAGGAAAAACAGAACGAGAAAGGCACCGATGCAGCGAAACGGAAGAACGAAGAAGCAAACATGCATCAGTACAACGCGCAAGACAGAATCGCGAAACGGTGCGCCGTGCACCACCGCGACTTTCGAAAGAAGCCAGCCGCGAGGAaacggcgagagagggacgcTGGGGTTCGTAGTGCCATAGGGAGAGCGCGCGAGAGCCGGAAAGCGTTGATGGAGTAcacgaagagcagcagcggcagccggaGGCGCACTCaacaacacacgcgcaaagaAGACAAAGCGTCACTGCTGACCTTTAGTGCGTCGTCACTCCCTTcctgcacgtgtgcgtgggcggcgtGTAGTCGTGAAGCTTGGAGTCCCTCTAGTACACCACTCGCTGTTGGCAGGCGTGCTTCCGCCTGATGCCCAGTGAGCCCGCTGGTCGGATGCATGACGGCTGTTGCGCAGGACGAGGGGGGGCACTGGGCACGTGGTCGTGGTTGATGCGCGGGTATTTTGATCTTGTCAAGTACGGCGCAGCACGCTCATCCTCGGCGCCGAGAAGGCAGTACGCCTGCATCGCGGTGCCCTTGTCCGTCAAGACATTCTGTTGCCCAAGGAGCGGCGTCGTGGCGATGTACTCGGGGACAGTGATTCCCTCCTTTTCATGGCGCTCGACGAGGTCCCGCAGCAGAGCTAGCAGCGTGTGGAGCGTGTGATCTGCCAGCTCGCCGCCCTCGTAGTCCTCGACAAGCACGGCGTTTCCCTCgtagccgcggcagcagtctGGGGTATTCTCCACGATGATCGTCGTCTCCAGGTCCCGGCCGAGCAGGCGCAGTTCCTTGGTCGCCGATGTACCGTTAAaccagcggcggtgtcggtACACGGTGTGGCAGACGGCCCCGCACGTGTCGATCTGCGCTACGACAGCGTCTGCGTAGCGGTGCTTGCTGGAGGTCCATACGATTGTCTCGCAGTGGTCGGCGAGGAAGCGCATCAGCGTCTCGATGCCAGGGCGTACGTAGAGTGGGCCTTGACGCGCGTAGATGAGCGTTTCATCAAGGTCGAGCACGACGGTCAGACGATTCTTAATCTCCGTGCGCTTTGGCGGGACAAGGTACTCTCCCGATGCCGTGATGGACGGGGAGCGACGGAACACCTCTGCCGTCTCCGTCACAGACTCCTCGAGGCTTAAAGGGAATGCACCGGGGCAGTAGACTCCCCGGAAGCTGGCACCGCGTCTGCGCTGGCGTGGCATGCAGAAGAGAAGCTCCTGTTGGTCGGCTGTACGTGTGGAACCTGTCAGAAGGTAtcaaagaaaacgaaaaaatCCGAAAACGGAAAGAAGTTGCCGAAGACTACAGAAAACAAAgacggaagaggaggcagcaCAAGACACACGTGTGGTAAAACAAAAGATGAGCTCTGCCTTCTCCCCGATTCCCCCCGTGTCGAAAGCCGCGACTACTACTACTATGACTAATAAAACTAGCGTAGTCTCCAGGGCAGTCAGCTGTcgttttcccccttttttccttttcaaGGCTATTACTGAtactgtgcgtgtgtgtgtgtgtgtggtggagTTTCAGCTGCTGAAAACGAGAACGTGAACGGTACGGTCGAGCACTCGTAATGGTGTACACTATACGAAGGCAATagggggagaaaaaaaaaaatcccCCAAAAAAGATGCGGCCCGTGCTCAAGAAAACACCACAAAAAACAAAagtcgttttttttttcgcggtCGTTtgcttttttgtgtgtgtgggcagtGGGAATACGAGGGGAATCGGCTGAGAAGATGCACACTCTGggcacggacacacacacacacgtggaacagctgaaaaaaaaaagaaagaaaaactTACGCAAAGAAAGTTCGCACTGAATACTCTGTTCCAGAGAGGGGAAGTAAGCAGTGAGAAGACTTCCGGGCTCTCCGGATGGCCAAACAAAGCGAGAAATTcgcaaggaaaaaaagaaaagcagccAGTAAAATCGCAACACGCGAAACAAGAAGAGGTGACTCCCCTCcgccgagagagagagaggggggagacgagtgaaggcacacacacaaagggatgggagggagggggaggggaggggaaggtgTTCTAACGCACAAAGACGGACGACAAAAACAGCAAGAgcaaggaaagagagagcgcgagggaggaggaagaggaagaagaatCAACGCGATAAAtaaaaaaggggaggaggaggaggagggggtctGGTAAGCACCCACACAAACaaacgaacacacacacaacgaggAATGGTGGGATGAacaggtgcacacacacacacgcgtgcgcagtggaaaggggaggggaggggagggaggagaacaGACGCACAAatacggaaaaaaaaacaagtaTGTGTCTTTGGCGACGACTATGTTCTGCACGATTTCCGTTTATGTAACtgtcttttgttgttgttgttttggacttctttttcgtgttttcgtgttttctttcttttttttcgctcctGCAGGCCTCCAGCGCCAACAACGAAATGTGTTGAGCGCCCGCAccgccaaaaaaaaaagaaaaaaagataGACGAAGACAAAAGGAACGAAAcgaagagagcgcgcgcgcgaaggaagaggacgagagGCGACGGACTAAAACAAGTCCGCTTGaggcaggagggagggagggagggaagacgGAAATGACGACTTCAACGGAGGTGGCGCACAAGAGAGAGTGGGTGCGAGTGTCTGTCGTGGAGTTAGCACGAATCGACAACTCGAAAACAGCAACCAGTTGAAATGACGGGAACGAAAGgaaacaaaacacacacacacacacacacgcacgcacacacaaaagaagaGGACGAAACGAAAACGAAATGGGTGCGAagacacagaaaaaaaagggggtggaggtggagagttggagagggaggaggaggggcacgcAACGAAAAGAAGGTTTAAGCAAGGATGAGAGTGAGACAGAGAGCAACAAcgcacagacaaaaaaaagaaagacgaaTGACGACTGCGAAGAAGAGGTTCCTCACACTTTGGAAAAGAAGAAGGGCGGCTTCAGTGAGTGCAAGTGTGTTCTACCCGAAATCACCCACGTCGATCAAAGCAGTTAGTGGGCGCCAGCAGGTCTGTTTGATTGAGTGCACGTGCGGGTGTAGGTTCCTCTGTTGATGTTGCACTCCGTGCTTGAGTGTTGCAGGAGTGCTTTCCGTCTCTCTTTCGTTTCTCGTTCGGTTTTGTGCTTCTCCGTTTTTCACTCCCCTAGAACGCTGACACGTCTCCCGGCAGCGCAATGGCGAAGGAACTTTGAGGACAGCGCCCTTTCTTGTTGAGTGGCAACACGTGCACACAGCGATGGAGGAAGGTGGATGAGTATACTCGAGTGTGATAAAACGGCAAGACGAAGAAGAGCCAGAGAAGCACGTGTCAAAGGGCAAACGAAAAGCAAAGAAAATTTTGAATAGCAAGCTCGCTGTCAATTTTGGTCCTTGAACGCCCGAAAGAGAAAAATGCACTTGCGTGGATGGCggtcgcgtgcgcctcccccccgcacacagagaggaaTGGCGATGATGGGTgcagaagaggaagggggtgggcaGTTgtagaaaaaaaaagagagagacgcggcGCACCACGATGGAGGAACACAACGGAAACCGCGGTGGTTTCGTCTGTGAAACaaaacacaaacacacagagATCGCAGAAAAGGCGATGTGTGTTACGGGAGATAGCGAGAAGGGCACAAAAGGGGAAGAAGACGAGATAGATGGAAGCACAGGTTTGGCAAATGGAAACACGGATACGGACAAGAAAAGATCACcggagaaaagaaaaaccgCTGAAGTTAACTGGTCGAGTGCAAGACggggtatgtgtgtgcaggtTAGAGCACCGGGTGTGGTGCCAAGCGCGTCCCATGCGAGCACGAGCGCATCCAAGTGTGCAGTTGTGAAGAAGTATTGTAGACAGGGGCAGAGGTTGTGCGTCATGCAGATGCGGGCACGCGCACGTTCAGTGCggcaaacaaaaaaagacaGAGAAAACCCCACGAAATATCCCccagagaggagagaggagaaaggggagagaggaagaggtcGCATGCATAGGCAGGTATCGGGAGTGAGGCAGGGAGCACCGTCCTCATGGAAACCACGAGATTGTGGTGAACAACGATGCACTGCTCAACCACACAGCACACCTCGCACGACGGCGTGCCGCGACAGATCGGAAAGCACAGAGGGatagagaaagaggaggtaggcggagagagagggacgccTCGAAGCAGCGCGCAAACTCGCTTTCCGGAAGGCACACCGCCACTCAACGAGCACGCTCCACGAAGGTCTAAGAGCGAAGGAGGCGTGGTGATACGTTTTTGCCTGAAGAGTTacgcgccgtcgtcggcgccagAGCAGTTCAGCGAGGAAGCCAAGCAAGAGAAATAGAAGCTACGGTCACCAGATGCACCGCCTATTGCCCGGCCGGTAGCCAAACAAACATCCCGATCACCGCAAGCCGGTCACCCATATCCGGGCTCAAGCATTCCAACTGACACATTCGCCTCTCGCACGGCCGCAGCATTGTAAGCACCGATTACccacgccgccctcccccattACGAATCAACCGCGCCAGCGGGGCACCAGACGCCTAAGAGTGCTACCGGTACGAGCTCGTCTGATCCGTCACACACTATCCGACGCCTTAGTCCCCCGCGCCTCGAGTGCCACCGTGCAAAGCACGCCCATCGTTGGCGGTGGaccgcgtcgcgcagcacacgccgTCCGGGGTCTCAGGAAAGCTGAGTGGAGGGACTATGATACAAAGATGTTGGCGTTGTGAGACACCAACGCcgacctccctccccctttcgtttcgccccccccccccacaccaccaccacttcaCTCGCCCATTCGCattccccctctcctccacaacACAGCGAGGGCACCCACACTCGAGGAGGTAGTGCCCGAACAGCTCCTGTTGCCGCACCACGAGTGAAAAACTTGAGTCGACCTAGCTGGGGATGAACTCCTCACTCGTCCTCACATCCCTCAGCGCCACGAAAGTCAGGGGTGTCATGGTTCACAGTGGCGTGCTGCACATTGAGCTTCGGCTCACACAAGTGGTTGAAGAAATGCCCGACTCCGCCGATGCCCTGTGTCCACAAGAGCTGCGCAAAAGATCAATCATGTCCTTCGCGCTGCTGGGCTGGAAAAGCGTGCCTCCTCGAACGTGCCCATGCCTAGCCCACCACCTGCCACATAGTGAACGAGCTCCCGGTGCATATCATAAagggacggcagcggccgctccTGTTCAttgagcagcaccgcccccaTGAACtccggccaccgccgcgcgtgcAGAAAGGCACGCTCCTCGGAGCCCATGTCAAGCAGGTCGCAgaggaggccgaggct
It encodes:
- a CDS encoding nuclear lim interactor-interacting factor,putative, with product MPRQRRRGASFRGVYCPGAFPLSLEESVTETAEVFRRSPSITASGEYLVPPKRTEIKNRLTVVLDLDETLIYARQGPLYVRPGIETLMRFLADHCETIVWTSSKHRYADAVVAQIDTCGAVCHTVYRHRRWFNGTSATKELRLLGRDLETTIIVENTPDCCRGYEGNAVLVEDYEGGELADHTLHTLLALLRDLVERHEKEGITVPEYIATTPLLGQQNVLTDKGTAMQAYCLLGAEDERAAPYLTRSKYPRINHDHVPSAPPRPAQQPSCIRPAGSLGIRRKHACQQRVVY